From the genome of Rhodohalobacter sp. SW132, one region includes:
- the secF gene encoding protein translocase subunit SecF: MKWFETPNFDFIKAQKMMYVVSGFLFIGSIVAVLTMGLNYGIDFRGGKEYVFDFENDVDVVEIRAELTETLGAPPELKLFGSSSDILIRTDAEGDIGDVQNTIMASLTQLYPDNPVTVIKTDVVGPRFAEDLKVAAINSILFAVAVIFIYILIRFKGWYFSAGAVAALIHDVVIVLGIFTILEPLVNFNVTIDQALIAAFLTIVGYSLNDTVVVFDRIRENSLIYKTMEFKDMINKSLNDTLSRTVVTSVTTLFVVTVLFIFGGEVLKGFAFALVIGVILGTYSSLFVASSFVVELQKRALKAKAKS, from the coding sequence ATGAAATGGTTTGAAACACCTAATTTTGATTTTATTAAAGCTCAAAAGATGATGTATGTCGTCTCCGGGTTTTTATTTATCGGGTCCATTGTGGCAGTATTGACGATGGGACTGAATTACGGTATCGACTTCAGGGGCGGAAAAGAGTACGTCTTTGATTTCGAGAATGATGTAGATGTTGTAGAGATACGAGCAGAACTCACCGAAACACTGGGTGCGCCACCTGAACTCAAGCTCTTTGGTTCATCAAGTGATATTCTCATCCGAACAGATGCAGAAGGTGACATCGGTGATGTCCAGAATACTATTATGGCTTCACTCACCCAGCTTTATCCGGATAATCCGGTGACGGTCATCAAAACAGATGTAGTGGGGCCGCGCTTTGCGGAAGACCTCAAGGTTGCAGCGATTAATTCCATTTTATTTGCTGTGGCAGTTATTTTCATCTACATTCTGATACGGTTTAAAGGGTGGTATTTTTCCGCCGGTGCCGTTGCCGCATTGATTCATGATGTGGTTATTGTACTCGGAATTTTCACCATCCTGGAACCGCTGGTGAATTTTAATGTCACGATCGACCAGGCACTGATTGCCGCATTCCTTACCATTGTGGGTTACTCCCTTAACGATACGGTGGTTGTTTTTGACCGTATCCGGGAGAACTCTCTGATCTATAAAACGATGGAGTTTAAGGATATGATTAACAAAAGTTTGAATGACACCCTTAGCCGAACGGTTGTCACTTCGGTTACAACCTTGTTTGTGGTCACCGTGCTGTTTATATTCGGCGGAGAAGTGCTTAAAGGTTTCGCCTTCGCCCTTGTAATCGGAGTCATTCTGGGTACTTACAGCTCACTTTTCGTAGCAAGTTCTTTTGTTGTGGAACTGCAGAAACGAGCACTCAAAGCAAAGGCAAAGTCGTAA
- a CDS encoding STAS domain-containing protein has translation MGFNVSERYNCVVIAFKGNVMGGPDAVSLNEKLHELIEKDQKNVVVDLSKVKFMNSSGLGMLIGGLTTMRKAGGDLRICNAGDKIESLLIVTKLITVFKHYQSLDEAVESYSE, from the coding sequence ATGGGTTTTAATGTTTCAGAGCGTTATAACTGTGTTGTCATCGCATTTAAAGGAAATGTGATGGGAGGACCAGATGCAGTAAGTTTAAATGAAAAGCTTCACGAGCTGATCGAAAAAGATCAAAAAAACGTGGTCGTTGACCTCAGTAAAGTGAAGTTTATGAACTCGTCGGGTCTTGGAATGCTAATTGGCGGCCTTACAACAATGAGGAAAGCCGGCGGCGATCTGAGGATCTGCAACGCAGGTGATAAGATTGAAAGTCTGCTTATCGTAACAAAGCTAATCACCGTGTTCAAGCATTATCAATCGCTTGATGAGGCGGTTGAATCGTACTCAGAATAA
- a CDS encoding adenylosuccinate synthase, producing the protein MATKIIIGAQWGDEGKGKIVDHLSKDADFVVRYQGGANAGHTIKFDGKEIVLHLIPSGIFNGSAKCIIGNGVVIDPNALVDEIDEVEAFGSDLKDRFYVSGSAHVILPYHKILDQVREKSRGKDAIGTTGRGIGPAYVSKVARVGIRMADLTNGAALEKMVRSNVTEINKALTHVHKEPEIDVDEILNGLNPVIERLKPYICNTTNMLHQAIASGKNIILEGAQGSLLDIDHGTYPYVTSSSPTAGGACVGSGIPPTSITNAIGITKAYSTRVGNGPYPTELFDGTGEKLRKNGAEFGATTGRPRRCGWLDLVALKYAVNLNGLDQLALTKLDVLDDFDEIQVCTHYEINGKKTDVYPVETGALDHVKPIYRTFGGWSSSCRDAKSYDQLPNEVKTYISFIEEYTGSRCSIISTGPGRTETLIR; encoded by the coding sequence ATGGCAACTAAAATAATTATTGGCGCCCAATGGGGCGATGAAGGCAAAGGTAAAATTGTAGATCACCTGAGTAAAGATGCAGATTTTGTTGTGCGTTACCAGGGTGGTGCAAATGCAGGGCATACGATAAAGTTTGATGGTAAAGAGATCGTTCTTCACCTGATACCATCGGGAATATTTAACGGTTCGGCAAAATGCATCATAGGAAATGGGGTCGTCATCGATCCTAACGCTCTTGTTGATGAAATAGATGAAGTGGAAGCATTTGGTTCCGATCTCAAAGATCGTTTTTATGTGAGCGGTTCGGCGCATGTCATCTTGCCCTATCATAAAATTCTTGACCAGGTTCGTGAAAAAAGCCGCGGAAAAGATGCGATTGGCACAACCGGTCGGGGTATCGGGCCAGCCTATGTAAGTAAAGTAGCCCGGGTAGGAATTCGCATGGCAGATCTTACAAATGGCGCTGCACTCGAAAAGATGGTCAGATCCAATGTTACCGAAATCAACAAAGCACTGACACATGTGCACAAAGAACCGGAAATTGATGTAGATGAGATCCTGAACGGGTTGAATCCTGTCATTGAGCGGCTCAAACCGTATATCTGCAACACCACAAACATGCTGCACCAGGCGATCGCTTCCGGAAAGAATATTATTCTTGAAGGAGCCCAGGGATCTCTGCTGGATATTGACCACGGAACCTATCCGTATGTCACATCCTCCTCCCCTACAGCCGGAGGAGCTTGTGTTGGCAGCGGAATTCCACCCACTTCCATCACAAATGCCATTGGTATCACCAAAGCGTATTCCACCCGCGTAGGAAACGGTCCCTATCCAACCGAACTGTTTGATGGAACAGGTGAAAAGCTGCGTAAGAACGGTGCTGAATTTGGCGCCACAACCGGCCGGCCCCGCCGCTGCGGATGGCTCGATCTTGTTGCTCTGAAATATGCTGTGAACCTGAACGGGCTGGATCAGCTAGCACTAACAAAATTGGATGTGCTCGATGATTTTGATGAAATCCAGGTGTGCACCCATTACGAAATCAACGGCAAAAAAACAGATGTTTACCCTGTTGAAACCGGTGCGCTTGATCATGTGAAACCCATCTATCGCACATTTGGCGGGTGGAGCAGCTCGTGCCGCGATGCCAAATCGTATGATCAGCTTCCCAACGAAGTGAAAACCTACATCTCTTTTATTGAAGAGTACACAGGTTCGCGTTGTTCAATCATCTCCACAGGTCCCGGCCGCACAGAAACACTGATCCGGTAA
- a CDS encoding RuBisCO large subunit C-terminal-like domain-containing protein: MTDSGDSFFVDYCFSAGSQSEAEDKASGIAVEQSAELPVETVPRHLLDYVGTVEELQEQEEAGNRWKAKIFFKKEIVSGDTVQFLNVVFGNVSIKPGVQVTGLDPGFLSTLFSGPNHGIDGIRERLSAPKRPLSCTALKPIGSSSEELARIATEFAGGGIDIIKDDHGLANQSLADFKSRVQSCVPAIRDAENLSGKKTLYFPNITGTFRELTERAEFAAQHGADGFLISPQLTGLYSVSELAAMFPDMPIMAHPAFSGPYTIHKHSGFAPSVYFGMLWRALGADCVIYPNAGGRFSYHVDECNEINRMCRSNDLQMKRSFPVPAGGIDRNSLQKWMDEYGADTLFLIGGSLYKHPKGLTVAAREFQTKLSEYE, encoded by the coding sequence ATGACGGATTCCGGCGATTCTTTTTTTGTCGATTACTGTTTTTCAGCCGGATCTCAATCCGAAGCTGAGGATAAAGCATCAGGCATTGCAGTGGAGCAATCAGCTGAACTTCCGGTTGAAACCGTACCCCGGCACTTGCTTGATTACGTAGGTACGGTTGAGGAATTGCAAGAACAAGAAGAGGCGGGAAATCGCTGGAAAGCCAAAATCTTTTTCAAAAAAGAGATTGTCTCCGGGGATACGGTTCAGTTTTTAAACGTTGTTTTTGGCAATGTATCCATCAAACCCGGAGTTCAGGTCACCGGCCTTGATCCCGGTTTTCTTTCCACGCTATTCAGCGGCCCAAATCATGGAATTGATGGAATACGTGAGCGATTATCAGCACCAAAACGTCCGCTGAGCTGTACCGCGTTAAAACCGATTGGCAGCAGTTCTGAAGAACTGGCCCGGATTGCCACAGAATTTGCCGGAGGCGGCATTGATATAATCAAGGATGATCATGGGCTGGCAAATCAATCCCTCGCAGATTTTAAATCCCGTGTTCAATCGTGCGTTCCGGCAATACGAGATGCTGAAAATCTTTCAGGAAAAAAGACACTTTACTTCCCTAACATCACCGGTACATTCAGGGAACTTACGGAACGTGCAGAATTTGCCGCTCAACATGGAGCTGATGGATTCCTGATCTCACCACAATTGACAGGACTTTATTCAGTGAGTGAATTAGCTGCAATGTTTCCTGATATGCCAATCATGGCTCATCCTGCATTTTCCGGACCCTATACAATCCACAAACATTCCGGTTTTGCCCCATCGGTCTACTTCGGGATGCTCTGGCGCGCACTTGGGGCTGATTGTGTGATTTATCCCAATGCAGGGGGACGATTCTCCTATCATGTGGATGAGTGCAACGAGATTAACCGGATGTGCAGAAGTAATGATCTTCAAATGAAACGATCTTTTCCTGTACCTGCCGGCGGAATAGACAGAAACAGCCTGCAGAAATGGATGGATGAGTATGGAGCTGACACACTTTTTTTAATCGGGGGAAGTTTGTATAAGCATCCCAAAGGATTAACAGTAGCTGCCCGTGAGTTCCAAACAAAATTGAGTGAATATGAGTAA
- a CDS encoding cupin domain-containing protein, whose product MSKSKSAVLSCDNFSWDGVEKKIYKTETDNFRDIHRYTLLGDEHSELNSETRYFEIQPDGYSSLEYHRHPHSVVIIRGSGSVILNDELHSIQSFDVVYIGPETIHQFHADNGEELGFICVVDRYRDRPSIPDDDQIRNTIRSEKILKKIRK is encoded by the coding sequence ATGAGTAAAAGCAAGTCCGCTGTACTATCATGCGATAATTTCTCCTGGGATGGGGTTGAAAAAAAGATTTATAAAACCGAAACCGATAATTTTCGTGATATTCACCGGTACACCCTTCTCGGTGATGAACATTCCGAGCTCAACTCCGAAACCCGATATTTTGAGATTCAGCCGGATGGATACTCCTCACTGGAATATCACCGCCATCCGCACTCCGTAGTGATCATCCGCGGAAGCGGGTCCGTTATTCTTAATGATGAACTTCATTCCATTCAGTCATTTGATGTAGTCTATATCGGCCCGGAAACGATACACCAGTTTCACGCCGATAATGGGGAAGAACTTGGTTTTATTTGCGTTGTGGATCGATATAGAGATCGTCCTTCCATTCCGGACGATGACCAGATCCGCAATACAATACGATCAGAAAAAATTTTAAAGAAAATCAGAAAATAG
- a CDS encoding GIY-YIG nuclease family protein encodes MFYTYILYSSSTDRYYTGHTSTTLEKRVQRHNQGDNPSTKPGIPWSLKFYKSFDTKTEAIKFENLIKRKKSRI; translated from the coding sequence ATGTTTTACACCTACATTCTGTACAGCTCTTCAACAGATCGATACTACACCGGCCACACCAGTACCACTTTAGAGAAACGAGTTCAGCGGCATAACCAGGGCGATAATCCATCCACAAAACCCGGCATTCCCTGGTCACTGAAATTCTATAAATCGTTTGATACCAAAACCGAAGCCATCAAGTTCGAAAATCTTATTAAACGAAAGAAAAGCCGAATTTAA
- a CDS encoding M28 family peptidase — translation MSRFHSLPVFILCFFIFAHCTTEYEPELTGFSENQIQSQREIEQSLLTKHTPERYRHHLYNLTQTPAFAGQEENREVIEYIHSTMQNAGLTVENYDYDVLLPQPGTVSVKIVTPDQVELPNKEYEYEEDPYTSHSNLVHGWAAYSGSGTISAEIVYANYGTKEDFERLTNLGVSVEGKIVLARFGGNFRGYKAKYAEEAGAAGLIMYTDPPSDRDNVYPNGIQPDESAIQRGSLLTLDYYGDPLTPFEPALPLEHPDSPERLEIDDVDFHSIPVAPIGYGAAEEILSRMQGDPAPDDWQGNFDFPYPVTGGSDLTVELHVDQPYEMKRISNVIGTIEGSEYPDEWIILGAHLDAWSFGATDPNSGTAMLLTLAESIMELVEEGYQPKRSILIGHWDAEEFMLIGSSEWVEHLEDELMAKSVLYLNADMSVTGPNFRASSSPSLKKPIIEAAKSVTHPDTGFSMYDYWAGNSSDSSPVIGNLGGGSDHVGFYMYAGIPSAGVSISGSVPIYHTNFDTFWFYENHLDPDFSYGPALADVYGLIALRFASAQILPYDIPSYSTDLNTHLESIRDRAGSDIFDGSGLMEITGQITQDIETYENRLGQYLDRGQIENAEAINRELIQLERAFLNDEGLPFSPWLRSLYASSDPYSGYASWMFPAYRYAIEEGLLDDEEFMEELHNAHLQALTRFSDTLQRVIQNME, via the coding sequence ATGTCACGATTTCACTCTCTGCCGGTCTTCATTCTTTGCTTTTTTATTTTTGCGCATTGCACCACAGAATATGAACCGGAGCTGACCGGCTTTTCGGAAAATCAGATCCAGTCCCAGAGAGAAATCGAACAGAGTCTGCTTACCAAGCATACACCTGAAAGATATCGTCATCATCTTTATAATTTAACTCAAACGCCTGCTTTTGCAGGTCAGGAAGAGAATCGCGAGGTGATTGAGTACATTCACTCCACTATGCAAAATGCAGGTCTGACTGTCGAAAATTATGACTATGATGTGCTTCTGCCACAGCCCGGTACGGTATCCGTAAAAATCGTTACACCCGATCAGGTTGAGCTCCCCAACAAAGAGTATGAATATGAGGAAGATCCATATACATCCCATTCTAATCTTGTTCATGGCTGGGCTGCATATTCGGGCAGCGGTACCATATCAGCGGAGATTGTATACGCGAACTACGGCACAAAAGAGGATTTTGAACGGCTTACGAATCTTGGAGTTTCTGTAGAAGGAAAAATCGTCCTCGCCCGTTTTGGCGGCAATTTCAGAGGGTATAAAGCGAAATATGCTGAAGAAGCGGGAGCTGCCGGACTCATCATGTATACCGATCCGCCATCCGATCGTGATAACGTTTATCCGAACGGAATTCAACCGGATGAGAGCGCCATTCAGCGGGGTTCACTTCTTACTCTCGATTATTACGGTGATCCGCTTACACCGTTCGAGCCGGCACTTCCGCTCGAGCATCCGGATTCCCCGGAACGACTGGAGATCGACGATGTGGACTTTCACTCCATTCCGGTCGCCCCGATTGGTTACGGCGCTGCAGAAGAGATACTGAGCCGAATGCAGGGCGATCCGGCTCCGGATGACTGGCAGGGTAATTTTGATTTCCCTTATCCGGTGACCGGTGGAAGCGACCTGACCGTGGAACTGCATGTTGATCAGCCGTATGAGATGAAACGAATCTCAAATGTCATCGGCACCATCGAAGGGAGTGAGTACCCGGATGAGTGGATTATCCTGGGAGCACATCTCGACGCATGGTCGTTTGGTGCAACAGATCCGAATAGCGGAACCGCCATGCTGCTAACCCTTGCTGAATCTATCATGGAGCTTGTTGAAGAGGGATATCAGCCAAAACGCAGTATACTGATTGGCCACTGGGATGCCGAAGAGTTTATGCTGATCGGTTCATCGGAATGGGTTGAACATCTTGAAGATGAGCTGATGGCAAAATCTGTCCTCTATCTGAACGCAGACATGTCGGTCACGGGACCCAACTTTCGGGCATCATCATCCCCATCCCTCAAAAAACCGATCATTGAGGCCGCAAAATCGGTTACTCATCCCGATACCGGTTTTTCCATGTATGATTACTGGGCTGGAAATTCATCGGATAGCTCACCCGTAATCGGAAATCTTGGCGGCGGTTCCGATCACGTTGGCTTTTACATGTATGCGGGCATTCCATCGGCCGGGGTGTCTATTTCCGGTTCCGTGCCAATATATCACACCAATTTTGACACCTTCTGGTTTTATGAAAACCACCTGGATCCCGACTTTAGCTATGGACCGGCTCTCGCCGATGTCTACGGTTTGATCGCCCTTCGTTTTGCCAGCGCTCAGATTTTGCCGTATGACATTCCAAGCTATTCAACTGACCTGAACACCCACCTTGAATCCATTCGTGATCGGGCCGGGAGCGATATTTTTGATGGCAGCGGTTTGATGGAGATTACAGGACAGATTACACAGGATATCGAAACCTATGAAAACCGGTTAGGCCAATACCTCGACCGCGGGCAAATTGAAAATGCCGAAGCTATTAACCGGGAGTTGATTCAGCTTGAGCGTGCTTTCCTGAACGATGAGGGACTTCCATTCAGTCCGTGGCTTCGATCACTTTATGCATCATCTGACCCATATAGCGGTTACGCCTCGTGGATGTTCCCTGCCTACCGGTACGCGATTGAAGAAGGCTTGCTGGATGATGAAGAGTTTATGGAAGAGCTGCACAATGCTCATTTGCAGGCGCTGACACGCTTTTCTGATACGTTACAGCGGGTTATTCAGAATATGGAATGA
- a CDS encoding 6-bladed beta-propeller, which yields MTRNIYLFSILSAASLFLLSSCAGSENSELPESVANLENLTVFPSDPEPQFSIELTRKQRFGDMGDMIIGRISGVQVDQSGRVFIADDSNKQIIVFDADGHLIELLGREGRGPGEFEYIHNLVLDDNYIYAKDFGLHRVNFFSTETLQYVNTIPLQVEGEPQDELAGYSPSVFWLSTHSDLLVRFSQPFGRAGSDSGDEERYDLFYKITQEGNVKPEQVLREKADFVLVDRTANSVSVFGTPFGAKFKLDTTQDGIVVNRSDQFLFRYYDHNGTYQRAVYYPFSRKHLSRETALQYYNNENYRRAARSSDLPENWPVVQRFMSDDDDRLWISTIIDDEDLYEWWLLDNSGELLARHLLPREQRIETVRNGHVYMRIENEAGAEEIVKFELDFVEIE from the coding sequence ATGACACGTAATATCTATCTATTTTCTATCCTGAGCGCTGCATCCCTGTTTTTGTTATCCTCATGTGCCGGTTCTGAGAATTCGGAACTGCCTGAATCCGTTGCCAACCTCGAAAATCTGACTGTTTTTCCATCAGATCCGGAACCGCAGTTTTCAATTGAACTAACAAGAAAACAACGTTTTGGCGATATGGGTGATATGATTATTGGGAGAATCTCAGGCGTTCAAGTAGATCAATCCGGTCGCGTTTTCATTGCCGATGACAGTAATAAACAAATCATTGTATTTGATGCGGATGGCCATTTAATAGAACTTTTGGGTCGTGAGGGAAGAGGTCCTGGCGAATTTGAGTACATTCACAATTTAGTGCTGGATGATAACTATATCTATGCGAAGGATTTTGGTCTGCACAGGGTAAACTTTTTTTCGACTGAAACACTGCAATATGTAAATACAATTCCATTACAGGTTGAGGGAGAACCGCAAGATGAACTCGCCGGATATTCTCCATCAGTATTCTGGCTGTCAACCCATTCCGATTTGTTAGTTCGGTTCAGTCAGCCATTCGGAAGAGCCGGTTCCGATTCAGGGGATGAAGAACGCTACGACCTGTTTTACAAAATCACTCAGGAAGGAAATGTTAAGCCGGAACAGGTTTTAAGAGAAAAAGCAGATTTTGTACTTGTGGATAGAACGGCAAATAGCGTTTCGGTTTTTGGTACTCCCTTTGGAGCCAAATTTAAATTGGATACGACCCAGGATGGAATTGTGGTAAACAGGTCCGATCAGTTTCTTTTTCGATATTACGACCATAATGGCACTTATCAGAGAGCGGTCTATTATCCGTTTTCACGAAAACATCTTTCCAGGGAAACTGCTCTGCAATATTATAATAACGAAAACTACAGACGAGCAGCACGGTCCTCTGATCTGCCTGAGAACTGGCCTGTCGTACAAAGATTTATGAGTGATGACGATGACAGACTTTGGATTTCAACAATTATTGATGATGAAGATCTGTACGAATGGTGGCTCCTGGACAATTCGGGAGAACTACTGGCAAGACATTTACTGCCCCGTGAGCAAAGAATTGAAACGGTTCGGAACGGGCACGTTTATATGAGAATAGAGAATGAGGCCGGGGCAGAAGAAATTGTAAAGTTCGAACTGGATTTTGTAGAAATAGAATAG
- a CDS encoding MauE/DoxX family redox-associated membrane protein: MYKKKIISIVQISFRVILGALLLIAGVFKLQDNSALFETIAYISWLPTGLKSFVIDLLPYVEVLVGALMITGIFRKTVIPVGAMIYLGFFAFAVYGLGSGMEGDCGCFGEPDDSNILAMLLGSTFGWSMVIRNGIFLAMAGILFYNPERKFR; the protein is encoded by the coding sequence ATGTATAAGAAAAAAATCATCTCAATCGTACAAATCAGTTTCCGCGTCATCCTGGGCGCGCTTCTGCTGATTGCGGGCGTATTCAAACTGCAGGATAATTCCGCACTTTTCGAAACGATCGCCTACATTTCGTGGCTTCCCACTGGTTTAAAATCGTTTGTGATCGATCTGCTGCCCTACGTTGAGGTACTGGTCGGTGCGCTGATGATTACCGGAATCTTCAGGAAAACCGTCATCCCGGTTGGCGCTATGATCTACCTTGGATTTTTTGCCTTTGCCGTCTACGGCCTCGGATCCGGGATGGAAGGAGACTGCGGCTGTTTTGGCGAACCGGACGACTCTAATATTCTCGCCATGCTGCTCGGAAGCACATTTGGCTGGTCGATGGTAATCCGAAATGGAATATTTCTGGCGATGGCTGGCATTCTGTTTTACAATCCTGAGAGAAAATTCAGGTAG
- the purF gene encoding amidophosphoribosyltransferase, whose product MTDKPRDYCGIFGIFDHSDAALLTYYGLHALQHRGQESAGIVTSYFDEKKQRAVMPMHKDFGLVLSVFDDDKIFKRELKGRNAIGHNRYSTSGSSKNPANIQPFRVHHKNGNLAIGHNGNLTNARILRERFREEGVLFQSTSDTELILHLISHSKEETQLDQILDALRQIEGAYCLVILTDDKLIAVRDPNGFRPLALGTIDGSYTIASETCAFDIIGAEFVRDVEPGEIIVIDRDSTEKQEPVSYYLDAKEGTTSSQCIFEYVYFSRPDSRIFGEMVDKIRRNLGKQLAKEHPLRDVIKHHNPDKKPIVISVPDSSNTAAIGYAHENQKVGFDCKYDIGLIRNHYVGRTFISPGQKSRELKVRTKFNTVKGVIEGRSVIIVDDSIVRGTTSRYLVEMIRSANPLEIHFLVSSPPITHPCFYGMDFPSPEELIANKFNRDVEAIAREIGVDSVRYLSADGLVDAVKESNESKHSYCTACFTGKYPVPVDFGVEKEENEVV is encoded by the coding sequence ATGACAGATAAACCCCGCGATTATTGTGGAATTTTCGGGATTTTTGATCATTCCGACGCGGCACTTCTCACCTATTACGGACTGCACGCGCTACAGCACAGAGGTCAGGAATCAGCAGGAATTGTCACGTCTTACTTCGATGAAAAAAAACAGCGGGCCGTTATGCCGATGCATAAAGATTTTGGCCTGGTGCTCTCCGTTTTTGATGATGATAAAATTTTCAAACGTGAGCTGAAGGGCCGCAACGCCATCGGGCACAACCGATATTCGACTTCCGGATCGTCGAAAAATCCCGCTAATATTCAGCCGTTCAGAGTTCATCACAAAAACGGCAACCTGGCGATCGGCCACAATGGAAACCTGACCAACGCCCGGATTCTCCGTGAACGATTTCGCGAAGAAGGCGTGCTATTTCAAAGCACATCAGACACCGAATTGATTCTACACCTGATCTCGCACAGCAAAGAAGAAACACAGCTGGATCAGATTCTCGATGCACTTCGCCAAATTGAAGGTGCATACTGTCTTGTGATTTTAACCGATGATAAGCTCATTGCCGTTCGCGATCCCAATGGATTTCGGCCGCTCGCTCTCGGTACGATCGACGGATCCTACACGATTGCCAGTGAAACCTGTGCGTTTGATATCATCGGGGCAGAATTTGTGCGTGATGTTGAACCTGGTGAAATCATTGTAATTGACCGTGATTCTACTGAAAAGCAAGAGCCTGTCTCCTATTATTTGGATGCAAAAGAAGGAACCACAAGCAGCCAGTGTATTTTTGAGTATGTTTATTTTTCCCGGCCCGACAGCAGAATTTTCGGCGAGATGGTGGACAAAATCCGACGGAATCTCGGTAAACAGCTCGCCAAAGAACATCCGCTGCGTGACGTAATAAAACATCACAATCCTGATAAAAAACCGATCGTGATATCCGTTCCCGACTCAAGCAACACGGCTGCAATCGGTTATGCGCATGAAAATCAAAAGGTTGGGTTCGACTGCAAGTATGATATCGGGCTGATTCGAAACCATTATGTGGGCAGAACATTTATCTCGCCGGGACAAAAATCACGCGAGCTGAAAGTCCGCACAAAATTCAACACAGTGAAAGGCGTGATTGAAGGGCGATCGGTGATTATTGTGGATGATTCGATCGTTCGCGGAACCACTTCCCGCTATCTTGTGGAGATGATCCGCAGCGCTAATCCGCTTGAGATTCATTTCCTGGTCAGCTCACCGCCAATCACACACCCCTGTTTTTACGGGATGGATTTTCCAAGTCCTGAAGAACTAATTGCAAATAAATTTAACCGGGATGTGGAAGCCATCGCCCGTGAAATTGGCGTGGACAGTGTACGGTATTTGTCGGCTGACGGACTGGTAGATGCCGTGAAAGAATCGAATGAATCGAAACACTCGTACTGCACAGCCTGCTTCACCGGAAAATACCCGGTCCCGGTAGATTTTGGAGTAGAAAAAGAAGAGAATGAGGTTGTTTAA
- the yihA gene encoding ribosome biogenesis GTP-binding protein YihA/YsxC, producing MGFQQAEFVTGAPTLDDCPPPTIPEFCFAGRSNVGKSSLINKVTNKRRLARTSNTPGKTQQMNYYKVDNSLYLVDLPGFGFAKVPKKERERWGKDIQNYLKNRETLQLIIHLVDARHNPTALDEDFFFWMASNEMPFSVVLTKADKLSGNKLAQSVSRVKKVLSEMNIEVPVLPCSAESGKGVGELRSLINDFINPSDELLPS from the coding sequence ATGGGATTTCAACAGGCAGAATTTGTAACCGGTGCTCCAACACTGGATGATTGTCCCCCGCCAACGATCCCGGAATTTTGTTTTGCCGGGCGTTCGAATGTCGGCAAATCATCGCTTATCAATAAAGTGACCAACAAGCGAAGGCTGGCGCGAACCAGTAACACACCCGGAAAAACCCAGCAGATGAACTACTACAAGGTGGATAACTCATTATACCTTGTGGATTTGCCCGGTTTCGGGTTTGCGAAAGTTCCCAAAAAAGAGCGGGAGCGATGGGGAAAAGATATTCAAAACTATCTGAAAAACAGGGAGACGCTTCAGCTTATCATCCATTTGGTAGATGCAAGACACAATCCAACGGCACTGGATGAAGATTTCTTTTTCTGGATGGCGTCTAACGAAATGCCGTTTTCTGTTGTACTCACCAAGGCAGATAAACTTTCAGGAAACAAGCTGGCACAGTCGGTCAGCCGCGTGAAAAAAGTGCTGTCCGAGATGAATATTGAAGTGCCGGTTCTCCCCTGCTCCGCCGAATCCGGGAAAGGAGTTGGCGAGCTCAGATCACTGATCAATGACTTCATCAACCCGAGTGATGAGCTTTTGCCTTCTTGA